One Paracidovorax avenae ATCC 19860 genomic region harbors:
- the ampD gene encoding 1,6-anhydro-N-acetylmuramyl-L-alanine amidase AmpD codes for MQPPDLMNDAPGPGSGPGEAGPRWNGGWYLPATALPSPNFGPRPARAAIDLIVVHSISLPPGEYGTGEVQRLFTNALDWDAHPYYAGIRGLQVSAHFFIERSGRLWQFVDCGDRAWHAGPSAYRGRDNCNDDSIGIELEGLEGDTFEPAQYEALGTLCRDIAQRYPVAHVAGHEHVAPGRKRDPGPGFDWHELQSRFGNPRIAFPPQVKPF; via the coding sequence ATGCAGCCTCCTGACCTGATGAACGATGCCCCGGGGCCCGGCAGCGGCCCGGGCGAGGCCGGCCCGCGCTGGAACGGCGGCTGGTACCTGCCCGCCACGGCCCTGCCCTCGCCGAACTTCGGGCCCCGCCCCGCCCGGGCCGCCATCGATCTCATCGTGGTGCATTCCATCAGCCTGCCCCCGGGCGAGTACGGCACCGGCGAAGTCCAGCGCCTCTTCACCAATGCGCTGGACTGGGATGCGCATCCCTACTACGCCGGCATCCGCGGCCTACAGGTATCGGCCCACTTCTTCATCGAGCGCAGCGGGCGGCTGTGGCAGTTCGTGGACTGCGGCGACCGCGCCTGGCATGCGGGCCCGTCCGCCTACCGGGGCCGGGACAACTGCAACGACGACTCGATCGGCATCGAACTGGAAGGCCTGGAAGGCGACACCTTCGAGCCCGCCCAGTACGAGGCGCTCGGCACGCTGTGCCGGGACATCGCGCAACGCTACCCCGTGGCCCACGTCGCGGGCCACGAGCACGTCGCGCCCGGACGCAAGCGGGACCCCGGGCCGGGGTTCGACTGGCACGAACTGCAGTCCCGGTTCGGCAACCCGCGCATCGCCTTCCCGCCGCAAGTCAAGCCCTTCTGA
- a CDS encoding sigma-54-dependent transcriptional regulator → MNAPAATILVVDDEPDLRTLYELTLLREGYRVETAATVEEARRQLQTRRFDAVITDMRLPDGFGMELLQEIRQQKRRERCVVMTAYGSAENAVEALRSGAFDYLTKPVDLKQFRSVVASAVQGTGGVPPPRSARPGPPGAASLSGLDPLVGDSEAMRNVKQRIAKVARSMAPVLIRGESGTGKELVARALHGCSQRADGPLVAVNCGAIPENLLEAEFFGARKGSYTGASQDRDGYFQAARGGTLFLDEIGDLPLSMQAKLLRAIQERSVRPLGSTQEDTVDVRIVSATHRDLAADVQAGRFRQDLYYRLNVIEVVIPPLRERREDLPALCAALLDRIAAETGLPAPPLTGEALADIARHPLTGNVRELENLLHRAVALSDGGELHIECPADAAAGTPHAPRHAAPASETSEAPAGTADPLPAAHVPLPSDLQGWLDQQEREILVRALREHGFNRTATAARLGISLRQIRYRIDRLAIATPQDDDAPDDHAAS, encoded by the coding sequence ATGAACGCCCCCGCCGCCACCATCCTGGTCGTCGATGACGAGCCCGACCTGCGCACGCTCTACGAGCTCACGCTGCTGCGCGAGGGCTATCGCGTGGAAACGGCGGCGACCGTCGAGGAGGCGCGCCGGCAGCTCCAGACCCGGCGGTTCGACGCCGTCATCACCGACATGCGCCTGCCGGACGGCTTCGGCATGGAGCTGCTGCAGGAGATCCGCCAGCAGAAACGGCGCGAGCGCTGCGTCGTGATGACCGCCTACGGCTCTGCGGAGAACGCCGTCGAGGCGCTGCGCTCCGGTGCGTTCGACTACCTCACCAAGCCGGTGGACCTCAAGCAGTTCCGCTCCGTGGTCGCCTCGGCCGTGCAGGGCACGGGCGGCGTGCCGCCGCCCCGCTCCGCGCGGCCCGGCCCGCCGGGGGCCGCCAGCCTGTCCGGTCTCGATCCGCTCGTGGGCGACTCGGAGGCCATGCGCAACGTCAAGCAGCGCATCGCCAAGGTCGCGCGCAGCATGGCCCCGGTGCTGATCCGGGGCGAATCGGGTACCGGCAAGGAACTCGTCGCCCGCGCACTGCATGGCTGCAGCCAGCGCGCCGACGGCCCGCTGGTGGCCGTGAACTGCGGCGCCATCCCCGAGAACCTGCTGGAGGCGGAGTTCTTCGGCGCGCGCAAGGGCTCCTACACCGGCGCCAGCCAGGACCGGGACGGCTACTTCCAGGCCGCCCGCGGAGGCACGCTCTTCCTCGACGAGATCGGCGACCTGCCCCTGTCCATGCAGGCCAAGCTGCTGCGCGCCATCCAGGAGCGCAGCGTGCGCCCGCTGGGGTCCACCCAGGAAGACACCGTGGACGTGCGGATCGTCAGCGCCACCCATCGCGACCTCGCCGCCGACGTGCAGGCGGGGCGCTTCCGGCAGGACCTCTACTACCGCCTCAACGTGATCGAGGTCGTGATCCCGCCGCTGCGCGAGCGCCGCGAGGACCTTCCCGCCCTGTGCGCCGCGCTGCTCGACCGCATCGCCGCGGAGACCGGCCTGCCCGCGCCCCCGCTGACCGGCGAGGCCCTGGCGGACATCGCCCGGCACCCGCTCACCGGCAACGTACGCGAACTGGAAAACCTGCTGCACCGCGCCGTGGCGCTGAGCGACGGCGGCGAACTGCACATCGAATGCCCGGCGGATGCCGCTGCCGGCACGCCGCACGCGCCGCGGCACGCAGCCCCGGCGTCCGAGACTTCCGAAGCGCCTGCCGGCACCGCGGATCCGCTCCCCGCGGCCCACGTGCCGCTGCCCAGCGACCTGCAGGGCTGGCTCGACCAGCAGGAGCGCGAGATCCTGGTGCGCGCCCTGCGCGAGCACGGGTTCAATCGCACGGCCACCGCCGCGCGCCTGGGCATCAGCCTGCGGCAGATCCGCTACCGCATCGACCGCCTGGCCATCGCCACGCCGCAGGACGACGACGCGCCGGACGACCATGCAGCCTCCTGA
- a CDS encoding sensor histidine kinase, which yields MSQWSHSTLQVPVADPPFARLWTSFLAGRVVVAVALLLLQALGFAFNQGAGPALTGLCTLYLLAAVMTLAISGEKPPPPQAGIRWLPTIGVDLALIASLQMLQSGAMNYTPLFGLPILMAGVLGTLTLALGTTAAATLLLLAWTWWLGGAGTAESTQRYFQAALTGTGYFIVAYLVHQLATRLHREQQLALEGQLAAKLQEQVSALVIDHLSDGVIVVDGRDTVRLANPAALLLLGESPQPAPPFPLTSSPSWAPLLDMARQTFRLAQPQGADVDILQPGQSPLALHVRTWLTASPLIALDTGGAQMCVMFLHDLREMEARLRTEKLAAMGRMSAAVAHEIRNPLAAIVQANALLEEDLSDPAHRRLAHMVQQNADRLARIAEEVLDIARVQHQIDHAPAGTLPLDDSVAQVCRDWQSHHPHSRRAQLSLHAAGMQVEFDADHLRRVLVNLLDNALRYMGAEPDSLCISTYTNAGGQAHLQVWSDGAPLDKTVERHLFEPFFSSESRSSGLGLYICRELCQRHGASVGYQRLTRVLERGAIGGNAFTVAFRRAARPGGPSSTLFDTIVV from the coding sequence GTGTCCCAGTGGTCCCACTCCACCCTGCAGGTGCCCGTGGCGGATCCGCCGTTCGCACGCCTGTGGACCAGCTTCCTCGCCGGCCGCGTGGTAGTGGCCGTGGCCCTGCTGCTGCTGCAGGCCCTGGGTTTCGCCTTCAACCAGGGCGCCGGCCCGGCCCTGACCGGGCTGTGCACGCTCTACCTGCTGGCGGCGGTGATGACGCTGGCCATCTCGGGCGAGAAGCCGCCCCCGCCGCAAGCCGGCATCCGCTGGCTGCCCACCATCGGGGTGGACCTGGCGCTGATCGCCAGCCTCCAGATGCTGCAGTCGGGCGCGATGAACTACACGCCCCTGTTCGGCCTGCCCATCCTGATGGCGGGCGTGCTGGGCACCCTCACCCTGGCCCTGGGCACGACCGCGGCCGCCACCCTGCTGCTGCTGGCCTGGACCTGGTGGCTGGGCGGCGCGGGCACGGCCGAATCGACGCAGCGCTACTTCCAGGCCGCGCTGACGGGCACCGGCTACTTCATCGTCGCGTACCTCGTCCACCAGCTGGCCACGCGCCTGCACCGCGAGCAGCAACTGGCGCTGGAAGGCCAGCTCGCCGCGAAGCTGCAGGAGCAGGTGAGCGCGCTCGTGATCGACCACCTCTCCGACGGCGTGATCGTGGTGGACGGCCGCGACACCGTCCGCCTCGCCAACCCGGCCGCGCTGCTGCTGCTCGGCGAATCGCCCCAGCCCGCCCCGCCGTTCCCGCTCACGAGCTCGCCGTCGTGGGCCCCCCTGCTCGACATGGCCCGGCAGACCTTCCGCCTGGCGCAGCCGCAGGGCGCCGACGTGGACATCCTGCAGCCGGGCCAGAGCCCGCTCGCGCTGCACGTGCGGACCTGGCTCACGGCCTCGCCCCTGATCGCGCTCGACACCGGGGGTGCGCAGATGTGCGTCATGTTCCTGCACGACCTGCGCGAGATGGAGGCGCGCCTGCGCACCGAGAAGCTGGCCGCCATGGGCCGCATGTCCGCCGCCGTGGCCCACGAGATCCGCAATCCCCTGGCCGCCATCGTGCAAGCCAACGCGCTGCTGGAAGAAGACCTGTCCGACCCGGCGCACCGGCGCCTCGCCCACATGGTGCAGCAGAACGCCGACCGGCTCGCCCGCATCGCGGAAGAGGTGCTGGACATCGCACGCGTGCAGCACCAGATCGACCATGCCCCCGCCGGCACGCTGCCGCTGGACGACTCGGTGGCCCAGGTCTGCCGGGACTGGCAGTCGCACCACCCGCACAGCCGCCGCGCCCAGCTGTCGCTGCATGCGGCGGGCATGCAGGTGGAATTCGATGCCGACCACCTGCGGCGCGTGCTGGTGAACCTGCTGGACAACGCCCTGCGCTACATGGGCGCCGAGCCGGACTCGCTGTGCATCTCCACCTATACCAATGCCGGAGGCCAGGCGCACCTGCAGGTCTGGAGCGATGGCGCGCCGCTGGACAAGACCGTGGAGCGCCACCTGTTCGAGCCGTTCTTCTCGTCCGAGAGCCGCTCCAGCGGCCTGGGCCTCTACATCTGCCGCGAACTCTGCCAGCGCCATGGCGCCTCCGTCGGCTACCAGCGGCTCACGCGGGTGCTGGAGCGCGGCGCCATCGGCGGCAACGCATTCACGGTGGCCTTCCGCCGCGCCGCCAGGCCGGGCGGGCCGTCGTCCACGCTGTTTGACACAATCGTCGTCTGA
- a CDS encoding PP0621 family protein, with amino-acid sequence MKYLVLLLVLAVAFWLWRGGARRGQVAGTEARARLAKPQDMVPCAHCGVHVPTSQALAHGGHTYCGPEHQRLGPR; translated from the coding sequence GTGAAATACCTCGTGCTGCTGCTCGTGCTGGCCGTCGCCTTCTGGCTGTGGCGCGGCGGCGCGCGGCGCGGCCAGGTGGCCGGCACCGAGGCCCGCGCCCGCCTGGCGAAGCCGCAGGACATGGTGCCCTGTGCCCACTGCGGCGTGCACGTGCCGACCTCGCAGGCGCTCGCGCACGGCGGGCACACCTATTGCGGCCCGGAGCACCAGCGCCTGGGCCCCCGCTAG
- a CDS encoding cytochrome C assembly family protein, giving the protein MILPSVSPAHWLLSLGAALAYAVPAIAAARIGAERGRAALWVAWVLHAAVLAWSLLGDTPRFGFAPALSMTAWLVLTVYAIEHQVFPQMRTRWMLAALGAAAVLLALVFPGQPLHVNASAWLPLHLALGIASYGLFAAAVVHAWLMTRAERRIRQAADPRSGVPLLTLERLTFRFVVAGFVLLTATLAAGLLFGETLYGRAWNWDHKAVFSVLSWLTFAVLLIGRSRFGWRGRIAVRVLYAGAGLLLLAYVGSRFVLEVVLGRSL; this is encoded by the coding sequence ATGATTTTACCCAGCGTCTCCCCCGCCCACTGGCTGCTCTCCCTGGGCGCGGCGCTGGCCTACGCGGTACCGGCCATTGCGGCCGCCCGCATCGGCGCGGAACGCGGCCGCGCAGCGCTGTGGGTGGCCTGGGTGCTGCACGCCGCGGTGCTGGCCTGGAGCCTGCTGGGCGACACGCCCCGCTTCGGCTTCGCGCCCGCGCTCTCGATGACGGCCTGGCTCGTGCTCACCGTCTATGCGATCGAGCACCAGGTCTTCCCGCAGATGCGCACGCGCTGGATGCTCGCCGCCCTGGGCGCCGCGGCGGTGCTGCTGGCCCTGGTGTTCCCCGGGCAGCCGCTGCACGTCAACGCCTCGGCCTGGCTGCCGCTGCACCTCGCCCTGGGCATCGCCTCCTATGGCCTCTTCGCCGCGGCCGTCGTGCACGCCTGGCTCATGACCCGCGCCGAGCGGCGCATCCGCCAGGCGGCGGATCCGCGCAGCGGGGTACCCCTGCTCACCCTGGAGCGGCTCACCTTCCGCTTCGTCGTGGCCGGTTTCGTGCTGCTCACCGCCACGCTCGCGGCGGGCCTGCTGTTCGGCGAAACGCTCTACGGCCGCGCATGGAACTGGGACCACAAGGCCGTGTTCTCCGTGCTCTCGTGGCTCACCTTCGCCGTGCTGCTCATCGGGCGCTCCCGGTTCGGCTGGCGCGGCCGCATCGCGGTGCGCGTGCTCTATGCCGGGGCCGGCCTGCTGCTGCTGGCCTACGTGGGATCGCGCTTCGTGCTCGAAGTGGTGCTGGGGCGCTCGCTGTGA
- the ffh gene encoding signal recognition particle protein, producing MASALTEKLSRLVKEMRGQARITESNVQDMLREVRMALLEADVALPVVRDFIARVKEKALGQEVLGSLKPGQTLVSIVNRELAATMGEGVSDINLAAQPPAVILMAGLQGAGKTTTTAKLAKHLIEKRKKKVLTVSGDVYRPAAIEQLKTVTKQAGAEWFPSTPDQKPLDIARAAIDHARRHYFDVLLVDTAGRLAIDEALMNEIKELHAALNPVETLFVVDAMQGQDAVNTAKAFKEALPLTGIVLTKLDGDSRGGAALSVRQVTGAPIKFAGVSEKIDGLEVFDAERHAGRVLGMGDIVALVEQVSAGVDLEAAQKLAAKVKSGDGFDLNDFLGQLQQMKQMGGISSLMDKLPSELMAKAGQVDMNKAEKDIRRKEGIIQSMTAQERRKPEIIKATRKKRIAAGAGVQVQEVNRLLNEFDQMQGMMKKMKGGGLMKMMKKMGGMKGFGGGGMPKLPF from the coding sequence ATGGCATCCGCCCTCACCGAAAAACTCTCCCGGCTCGTCAAGGAGATGCGCGGCCAGGCCCGCATCACCGAATCCAACGTGCAGGACATGCTGCGCGAGGTGCGCATGGCGCTGCTGGAGGCCGACGTGGCCCTGCCGGTGGTGCGCGACTTCATCGCGCGCGTGAAGGAAAAGGCCCTGGGCCAGGAAGTGCTGGGCTCGCTCAAGCCGGGGCAGACGCTGGTCTCCATCGTGAACCGCGAGCTGGCCGCGACCATGGGCGAGGGCGTGTCGGACATCAACCTCGCCGCCCAGCCCCCGGCCGTGATCCTGATGGCGGGCCTGCAGGGCGCCGGCAAGACGACGACCACCGCCAAGCTCGCCAAGCACCTGATCGAGAAGCGCAAGAAGAAGGTGCTCACCGTCTCCGGCGACGTGTACCGCCCGGCGGCCATCGAGCAGCTCAAGACGGTGACGAAGCAGGCGGGTGCCGAATGGTTCCCCAGCACGCCCGACCAGAAGCCCCTGGACATCGCGCGCGCCGCGATCGACCACGCCCGCCGCCACTATTTCGACGTGCTGCTGGTCGATACGGCCGGCCGCCTCGCGATCGACGAGGCGCTCATGAACGAGATCAAGGAACTGCACGCGGCCCTGAACCCGGTCGAGACGCTGTTCGTGGTCGATGCGATGCAGGGCCAGGATGCGGTGAACACCGCCAAGGCCTTCAAGGAGGCGCTGCCGCTCACCGGCATCGTGCTGACCAAGCTCGACGGCGATTCCCGCGGCGGCGCGGCCCTGTCGGTGCGGCAGGTGACGGGTGCGCCCATCAAGTTCGCTGGCGTCTCCGAGAAGATCGACGGCCTGGAAGTGTTCGATGCCGAGCGCCATGCCGGCCGCGTGCTGGGCATGGGCGATATCGTGGCCCTGGTGGAGCAGGTGAGCGCGGGCGTCGACCTGGAGGCCGCGCAGAAGCTGGCCGCCAAGGTGAAGAGCGGCGACGGCTTCGACCTGAACGACTTCCTCGGCCAGTTGCAGCAGATGAAGCAGATGGGCGGCATCTCCAGCCTGATGGACAAGCTGCCCTCGGAGCTGATGGCCAAGGCCGGCCAGGTGGACATGAACAAGGCCGAGAAGGACATCCGCCGCAAGGAAGGCATCATCCAGAGCATGACCGCCCAGGAGCGCCGCAAGCCCGAGATCATCAAGGCCACGCGCAAGAAGCGCATCGCGGCCGGCGCGGGCGTTCAGGTGCAGGAGGTGAACCGCCTGCTCAACGAGTTCGACCAGATGCAGGGCATGATGAAGAAGATGAAGGGCGGCGGCCTCATGAAGATGATGAAGAAGATGGGCGGCATGAAGGGCTTCGGCGGAGGCGGCATGCCCAAGCTGCCGTTCTGA
- the mdoH gene encoding glucans biosynthesis glucosyltransferase MdoH, with translation MESLSSRPAAAPRNTAGTPAPAVVARRGARYPRPVESSRSTLREDRHPNSLTAPPVHRGSMAPLPWRGFWNSIGTAVLMRLNGRKASPATAPAAPQEPWERAARQRRNIFLLLALATSALATTLFAGVQPSYDSAWLEYGQLALFALLSTWVVTGFLTAMMGFWVMLRGDRHALSAKSVRNDVLSPDARTAIIMPICNEDVATVFAGLRATCESVAATGHAKTFDVFVLSDSYDPEIAAAERAAWEELRAVLAANANQPQVEVYYRLRTRRSHRKAGNVADFCRRWGKDYKYMVVLDADSVMSGDCIVSMAKLMEAHPRAGIIQTATQAIGHVTLHARAQQFASRVTGRLFTLGMQFWQLGESHYWGHNAIIRVKPFMDHCALAPIKGTGGMSGGIMSHDFVEAALMRRAGYHVWLVSDLVGSYEQQPPDLLSELQRDRRWCQGNLQNARLMAEPGIHPVHRAMFVTGAMAYLSAPLWLAFITFGTVLWLSGARLVADWNVLPGELMALWAWTLCMLFLPRVLGVAAILMKGEQKQYGGTASVFKSAALESAMAILQAPIRMLGHSLFVIVALTGLKLDWKSPPREANAVPWKDALRQLAPMSLVIALLGVGVALIDPTALVWLMPVGLPLVMAIPLVVLSSQIALGRTLRAQRLLLIPEEAWSPPVLRRAWMHATQLKNGGPLRQPAPLLKAA, from the coding sequence ATGGAATCCCTATCCTCCCGACCGGCAGCCGCGCCCCGCAACACCGCGGGCACGCCCGCTCCCGCCGTGGTGGCGCGCCGTGGCGCACGCTACCCCCGACCGGTGGAATCGTCGCGCAGCACCCTGCGCGAAGACCGCCATCCCAATTCGCTCACCGCACCGCCCGTGCATCGCGGCTCCATGGCGCCTCTGCCCTGGCGCGGCTTCTGGAACAGCATCGGCACCGCCGTGCTGATGCGCCTCAATGGCCGCAAGGCCTCCCCCGCCACGGCACCCGCCGCGCCGCAGGAGCCCTGGGAGCGCGCCGCCCGCCAGCGCCGCAACATCTTCCTGCTGCTGGCCCTCGCCACCAGCGCCCTGGCCACGACGCTCTTCGCCGGCGTGCAGCCCAGCTATGACAGCGCCTGGCTCGAATACGGCCAGCTCGCCCTCTTCGCCCTGCTCTCCACCTGGGTGGTGACCGGCTTCCTCACGGCCATGATGGGCTTCTGGGTGATGCTGCGCGGCGACCGCCACGCCCTGTCGGCGAAAAGCGTCCGCAACGACGTATTGAGCCCCGACGCCCGCACCGCGATCATCATGCCGATCTGCAACGAGGACGTGGCCACGGTGTTCGCCGGCCTGCGCGCCACCTGCGAATCGGTGGCCGCCACGGGCCATGCGAAGACCTTCGACGTCTTCGTGCTCTCCGACAGCTACGACCCCGAAATCGCCGCCGCCGAGCGCGCCGCCTGGGAAGAACTGCGCGCCGTGCTGGCCGCCAACGCCAACCAGCCGCAGGTCGAGGTGTACTACCGCCTGCGCACCCGCCGCAGCCACCGCAAGGCCGGCAACGTGGCCGATTTCTGCCGCCGCTGGGGCAAGGACTACAAGTACATGGTGGTCCTCGACGCCGACAGCGTGATGAGCGGCGACTGCATCGTCTCCATGGCCAAGCTCATGGAAGCCCATCCGCGTGCCGGCATCATCCAGACCGCCACCCAGGCCATCGGCCACGTCACGCTGCACGCCCGTGCCCAGCAGTTCGCCTCGCGCGTCACCGGCCGGCTGTTCACGCTGGGCATGCAGTTCTGGCAGCTCGGCGAATCCCACTACTGGGGCCACAACGCCATCATCCGCGTGAAGCCTTTCATGGACCACTGCGCCCTGGCCCCCATCAAGGGCACGGGCGGCATGAGCGGCGGCATCATGAGCCACGACTTCGTCGAGGCCGCGCTGATGCGCCGTGCCGGCTACCACGTGTGGCTGGTGTCCGACCTGGTGGGCAGCTATGAACAGCAACCGCCGGACCTGCTGTCCGAACTGCAGCGCGACCGCCGCTGGTGCCAGGGCAACCTGCAGAACGCCCGCCTGATGGCCGAGCCCGGCATCCACCCCGTGCACCGCGCCATGTTCGTGACCGGCGCCATGGCCTATCTCTCGGCCCCCCTGTGGCTGGCCTTCATCACCTTCGGCACCGTGCTGTGGCTGTCCGGCGCCCGTCTGGTGGCCGACTGGAACGTGCTGCCCGGCGAATTGATGGCGCTGTGGGCGTGGACGCTGTGCATGCTGTTCCTGCCCCGCGTGCTGGGCGTGGCCGCCATCCTCATGAAGGGCGAGCAGAAGCAATACGGCGGCACGGCCAGCGTGTTCAAGAGCGCCGCCCTGGAAAGCGCCATGGCCATCCTGCAGGCGCCCATCCGCATGCTCGGCCACTCGCTGTTCGTGATCGTCGCCCTGACCGGCCTCAAGCTCGACTGGAAGTCGCCTCCCCGCGAAGCCAATGCCGTGCCCTGGAAGGACGCCCTGCGCCAGCTGGCCCCGATGAGCCTCGTGATCGCCCTGCTGGGCGTGGGCGTGGCGCTGATCGATCCCACCGCGCTCGTCTGGCTGATGCCCGTGGGCCTGCCGCTGGTGATGGCCATTCCCCTGGTCGTGCTGTCCAGCCAGATCGCCCTCGGTCGCACCCTGCGCGCCCAGCGCCTGCTGCTCATCCCCGAAGAGGCCTGGTCGCCGCCGGTGCTGCGCCGCGCCTGGATGCACGCCACCCAGCTGAAGAACGGCGGCCCGCTGCGCCAGCCCGCGCCGCTGCTCAAGGCGGCCTGA
- a CDS encoding sigma 54-interacting transcriptional regulator: MPATPPTKTSAPRPRILVVDDDADMLRLLSLRLNAAGYEITAVPSAEAALAQLETSRPQLVLSDVRLPGRDGLALFDEVRSRHPSLPVILLTAHGTIPDAVEATARGVFTYLTKPYDAKDLLDKIAQALALSAPATRTPQADSTWRAEIVSRSNRMADLLAEARMVAQSDASVLLLGDSGTGKELLARAIHRASPRAARPFVAVNCGAIPEALLESELFGHMKGAFTDAHSNHKGLFQAADGGTLLLDEIGDMPPALQVKLLRVLQERAVRPVGASQATPVNVRIVSATHRDLEAAMATGQFREDLYYRLNVVTLTLPTLADRREDIPLLANHFLDQLARKYDKRLSGFSPEALKALTAAPWPGNVRQLYNVVEQACALSTTPLVPLGLVQRALRTPTAQVLSFTEARQRFEREYLVDLLKMTDGNVADAARLAQRNRTEFYRLLQKHALTPGQFKSDGASPDDVAEERQE; encoded by the coding sequence ATGCCCGCCACGCCCCCGACGAAAACCTCCGCGCCCCGCCCACGCATCCTCGTGGTGGACGACGATGCCGACATGCTGCGGCTGCTGTCGCTGCGCCTGAACGCGGCCGGCTATGAAATCACGGCCGTACCGTCCGCCGAAGCCGCACTCGCCCAGCTGGAGACCAGCCGCCCGCAACTCGTGCTGAGCGACGTGCGCCTGCCCGGCCGCGACGGCCTGGCCCTGTTCGACGAGGTTCGCTCGCGCCACCCCTCGCTGCCCGTGATCCTGCTCACCGCGCACGGCACCATTCCCGATGCCGTGGAGGCCACGGCGCGCGGCGTGTTCACCTACCTCACCAAGCCCTACGACGCCAAGGACCTGCTCGACAAGATCGCGCAGGCCCTGGCGCTGAGCGCGCCCGCCACGCGGACGCCCCAGGCCGACAGCACCTGGCGCGCCGAGATCGTGAGCCGCTCCAACCGCATGGCCGACCTGCTGGCCGAGGCCCGCATGGTGGCCCAGTCGGACGCCAGCGTGCTGCTGCTGGGCGACAGCGGCACCGGCAAGGAACTGCTGGCGCGCGCCATCCACCGGGCCAGCCCCCGCGCGGCGCGGCCCTTCGTGGCCGTCAATTGCGGCGCCATCCCCGAGGCCCTGCTGGAGTCCGAGCTGTTCGGCCACATGAAGGGCGCCTTCACCGACGCGCACAGCAACCACAAGGGCCTGTTCCAGGCGGCCGACGGCGGCACGCTGCTGCTCGACGAAATCGGCGACATGCCGCCCGCGCTGCAGGTCAAGCTGCTGCGCGTGCTGCAGGAGCGCGCCGTGCGCCCCGTCGGCGCGAGCCAGGCCACGCCGGTGAACGTGCGCATCGTCTCCGCCACGCACCGCGACCTGGAGGCCGCCATGGCCACCGGCCAGTTCCGCGAAGACCTCTACTACCGCCTCAACGTGGTCACGCTGACGCTGCCCACCCTGGCCGACCGCCGCGAGGACATCCCGCTGCTGGCCAACCACTTCCTCGACCAGCTCGCGCGCAAGTACGACAAGCGCCTGTCGGGCTTTTCGCCGGAAGCGCTCAAGGCGCTCACGGCGGCGCCCTGGCCCGGCAACGTGCGGCAGCTCTACAACGTGGTGGAGCAGGCCTGCGCGCTCTCCACCACGCCCCTGGTGCCGCTGGGCCTCGTGCAGCGCGCGCTGCGCACGCCCACCGCGCAGGTGCTGAGCTTCACCGAGGCGCGCCAGCGCTTCGAGCGCGAATACCTGGTGGACCTGCTGAAGATGACCGATGGCAACGTCGCCGATGCCGCGCGGCTGGCGCAGCGCAACCGGACCGAGTTCTACCGCCTGCTGCAAAAGCACGCGCTGACGCCGGGCCAGTTCAAGAGCGACGGGGCTTCGCCAGACGATGTCGCCGAAGAGCGACAAGAATAA